The following coding sequences lie in one Pseudomonadota bacterium genomic window:
- a CDS encoding MoxR family ATPase, producing the protein MSSPPAVDCTRTRSAFEKIHTNLGRVMRGKSEALRHLVIALFAGGNVLLEDVPGVGKTTLAKSLARSIRGDFKRVQFTPDLLPTDILGSSIFNPRDARFDFKEGPVFTNILLADEINRASPRTQSSLLEAMNEGQVTTEGVTRTLPAPFLVLATQNPVEYHGTYPLPEAQLDRFMIRLELGYPDLESELEVLESQHTRHPIEQLEAVTDLDEIRAVQADVRAVRVERPVTRYIMALVQATREDARIRLGASTRGSLALYRMAQALAICEGRDYVIPDDVKHLARHVLSHRLVRETKAKYSGVSKEGVMEEIVAQVAIPT; encoded by the coding sequence ATGAGCAGCCCTCCGGCGGTCGACTGCACGCGAACGCGCAGCGCGTTCGAGAAGATCCACACCAACCTCGGCCGCGTGATGCGCGGCAAGTCAGAAGCCCTCCGGCATCTGGTCATCGCTCTCTTCGCGGGCGGGAACGTGCTCCTCGAAGACGTGCCTGGCGTGGGCAAGACCACCCTTGCGAAGTCACTTGCCCGTTCGATTCGTGGCGACTTCAAGCGCGTGCAGTTCACCCCCGACCTTCTCCCCACCGACATCCTGGGGTCGTCGATCTTCAACCCGCGAGACGCCCGCTTCGATTTCAAGGAGGGGCCTGTCTTCACGAACATCCTCCTGGCCGATGAGATCAACCGCGCCTCTCCACGAACCCAGAGCAGCCTCCTCGAAGCCATGAACGAAGGCCAGGTCACCACGGAAGGGGTGACGCGAACCCTGCCAGCGCCCTTCCTCGTGCTGGCGACCCAGAACCCGGTCGAGTACCACGGCACCTACCCGTTGCCGGAAGCCCAGCTCGATCGCTTCATGATTCGACTCGAGCTGGGCTATCCCGACCTCGAGTCCGAGCTCGAGGTGCTCGAGAGCCAGCACACGCGTCACCCCATCGAGCAGCTCGAGGCCGTCACCGACCTCGACGAGATCAGGGCGGTGCAGGCCGATGTGCGCGCCGTTCGCGTGGAGCGGCCGGTGACCCGCTACATCATGGCGCTGGTCCAGGCCACGCGCGAAGACGCGCGCATCCGCCTCGGGGCCAGCACACGTGGCTCCCTGGCTTTGTACCGCATGGCGCAGGCGCTGGCCATCTGCGAGGGCCGTGACTACGTCATCCCCGACGACGTCAAGCACCTGGCGAGGCACGTGCTCTCGCATCGCCTCGTGCGCGAGACCAAGGCGAAGTACTCCGGCGTGAGCAAGGAGGGCGTGATGGAAGAGATCGTGGCGCAAGTGGCGATTCCCACGTAG
- a CDS encoding DUF58 domain-containing protein has protein sequence MTPEDDRDRPRWARLPQGPLTRLLRHVFEDRLTDPGRMMLWVLIFSMATGGVTLQVQIYLIFCIVLGLFVTSVTLARLSRVKLELLTDLPSHSTSGASVTITTRVRNRSRHGGLDVVLREIRVPHHVEERPVGGQRIPWLPTGEAATVTRTLSFTRRGAYTLPGLRQEGLFPFGLWKDVVDHRTPHTVLVYPRFHPLVSLDIPAGVRYQPGGIALTSQLGDSIEFIGTREYREGDSPRSIHHKTWARIGRPAVKEFQAEYFCRIALLMDTFTPEPPPPRPFRRRPDPPWHRAFEAAVSVAASVADALSREEYVIDIFAAGPELYHLQSGRSLAYLENVLDILACIEPCHEAPFEKLAPVLLEHLESVTTTVVVMLDWDEARERVVQTVLDHGSAVKLIIVRDGPTTLDIARAHALCGEVRVITSDEEAAGLESL, from the coding sequence ATGACGCCAGAAGACGACCGCGACAGACCGCGGTGGGCGAGGCTGCCACAAGGCCCGCTCACCCGCCTGCTACGACACGTCTTCGAGGATCGCCTCACCGATCCGGGGAGGATGATGCTGTGGGTGCTCATCTTCTCGATGGCCACGGGAGGCGTGACCCTGCAGGTGCAGATCTATCTCATCTTCTGCATCGTGCTCGGGCTCTTCGTCACGAGCGTGACCTTGGCGCGGCTGAGCCGGGTGAAGCTCGAGCTTCTCACCGACCTGCCCAGCCATAGCACCAGCGGGGCTTCGGTGACCATCACCACCCGGGTTCGCAACCGGTCTCGACATGGTGGCCTCGACGTCGTCCTCAGAGAGATCCGCGTGCCGCATCACGTGGAGGAGAGGCCGGTCGGAGGGCAGCGCATCCCCTGGCTTCCCACGGGTGAGGCTGCCACAGTGACGCGCACCCTTTCGTTCACCCGCCGAGGCGCCTACACGCTTCCCGGGCTGCGTCAGGAAGGACTGTTCCCGTTCGGGCTGTGGAAGGACGTGGTCGATCATCGCACGCCCCACACCGTTCTGGTGTACCCGCGCTTCCATCCGCTGGTCTCGCTCGACATCCCCGCCGGGGTTCGCTACCAGCCGGGCGGAATCGCGCTGACGTCGCAGCTCGGAGATTCCATCGAGTTCATCGGCACGCGCGAGTACCGCGAGGGCGACAGCCCCCGTTCCATCCACCACAAGACATGGGCCCGCATCGGCAGGCCCGCGGTGAAGGAGTTCCAGGCGGAGTACTTCTGTCGCATCGCCCTTCTCATGGACACGTTCACCCCCGAACCGCCCCCTCCGCGGCCGTTCCGCCGACGCCCCGACCCGCCGTGGCATCGCGCCTTCGAGGCCGCCGTCTCGGTGGCCGCATCGGTGGCCGATGCGCTATCGCGAGAAGAGTACGTCATCGACATCTTTGCCGCAGGTCCGGAGCTCTATCACCTGCAGTCCGGTCGAAGCCTCGCCTACCTCGAGAACGTGCTCGACATCCTCGCGTGCATCGAACCCTGCCACGAAGCCCCTTTCGAGAAGCTCGCGCCGGTCCTGCTCGAGCATCTCGAGAGCGTCACCACCACCGTAGTCGTGATGCTCGACTGGGATGAGGCGCGAGAGCGCGTGGTGCAGACCGTTCTCGATCACGGGAGCGCCGTCAAGCTCATCATCGTGAGAGATGGCCCCACCACCCTCGACATCGCGCGAGCCCACGCACTGTGCGGCGAGGTGCGCGTGATCACATCTGACGAAGAAGCCGCGGGGCTCGAGTCGCTGTGA
- a CDS encoding DUF4129 domain-containing protein, translating into MTTMPPLVCIALLLSYVAFAWTAGHPLASLLLLGAALAATAMRGRISVPRQVLLPVALVLGIVIITNLPDAPAASTLLLGTGYGVGLALGTLTLLFLVRSGTVGEQLTGVFLGMMLMLVAGSTTELHPYAELLAAQGLLLSLGLRNLALPGSRDVGESLQRRVAPGSASRRPLIWTTCAYVASVIFCVALASVLYRSERLFNRLLVLADPRTYSYARRASLRQILGSHGLDRMVACVYARNPAPYLVARCYLRYERGAWDATTPEREAERIGTGEVDPPLWALVNPPPTPIPTDRVDRIETGVELQGTLFVPRDGVAIDASLSPLSLDWAGVCYLPDGAAYSGTYAVFRGRPPAEAPPSGQTRQACLTINDEVRKLLPAVTAQACAGASTPLQTAQAIEHYLQTTYTYGLGYAPPPGDPLKGFLIDHKPAHCELFATSMAMMLRHQGIPSRYITGFVVNERNDVGDYYVIREEHAHAWVEAWIPGLGWTSFDPTPPDGRPTATASQRKNPWTDLIIHKLQQWRNRLLHIDWRAALNSVLRGFQRLGTWLIEKPWRLLVLLGLLALDQMRRNGWRGLWLRRWSPPATPSEGPVDPLIGRLTAAMARFDTTMARAGRPRSPSQTLREYAVALQEEAASLDAQERETASAFLERYSRTRYGAAHPDEPDVRALETLCDTLETLATAARSSR; encoded by the coding sequence GTGACGACCATGCCGCCGCTGGTCTGCATCGCCCTCCTTCTCTCGTACGTCGCCTTTGCCTGGACGGCGGGACACCCCCTGGCATCGCTGCTGCTGCTCGGCGCTGCGCTCGCCGCCACGGCCATGCGAGGACGCATCTCTGTTCCGCGACAGGTGCTGCTCCCCGTCGCCCTGGTGCTGGGCATCGTGATCATCACGAATCTGCCCGACGCACCCGCGGCTTCGACCCTGCTGCTGGGCACGGGATATGGGGTCGGTCTCGCGCTGGGAACGCTCACGCTGCTCTTCCTGGTTCGCAGCGGAACCGTGGGAGAGCAGCTCACCGGGGTCTTCCTCGGGATGATGCTCATGCTCGTCGCCGGCTCCACCACCGAGCTGCATCCCTACGCAGAGCTTCTGGCCGCGCAGGGACTGCTGCTCAGCCTCGGCCTGCGCAACCTCGCCCTGCCCGGGTCGAGAGACGTGGGCGAATCGTTGCAGCGCCGCGTGGCCCCCGGCAGCGCGTCGCGGCGACCGCTGATCTGGACGACCTGCGCCTACGTCGCCTCCGTGATCTTCTGCGTCGCGCTGGCGTCGGTGCTGTACCGCTCTGAGCGCCTCTTCAACCGCCTGCTCGTGCTGGCCGATCCCCGCACCTATTCGTACGCGAGGCGGGCGTCGCTTCGACAGATCCTCGGCAGTCACGGTCTCGATCGCATGGTGGCGTGTGTCTACGCCAGGAACCCGGCGCCCTATCTTGTCGCGCGCTGCTATCTGCGCTACGAGCGAGGGGCCTGGGACGCCACCACCCCCGAGCGTGAGGCGGAGCGCATCGGTACGGGAGAGGTCGACCCTCCGCTCTGGGCTCTGGTGAACCCTCCGCCCACGCCGATCCCCACCGATCGCGTCGATCGCATCGAAACCGGTGTCGAGCTCCAGGGCACCCTGTTCGTCCCCCGGGACGGCGTGGCCATCGATGCATCCCTGTCGCCCCTGTCGCTCGACTGGGCGGGGGTCTGCTACCTGCCCGATGGCGCGGCCTACAGCGGCACCTACGCGGTCTTCCGCGGCCGCCCGCCGGCAGAGGCGCCCCCGTCCGGTCAGACCCGGCAGGCCTGCCTGACCATCAACGATGAGGTTCGCAAGCTCCTCCCGGCGGTGACCGCGCAGGCATGCGCCGGGGCGTCAACCCCCCTTCAGACGGCGCAGGCCATCGAGCACTACCTGCAGACCACGTACACCTATGGCCTCGGCTACGCACCCCCCCCTGGCGATCCGCTGAAGGGCTTCCTCATCGACCACAAGCCCGCGCACTGCGAGCTGTTCGCAACCAGCATGGCGATGATGCTCCGCCATCAGGGAATCCCAAGCCGCTACATCACCGGCTTCGTGGTGAACGAGCGCAACGATGTGGGAGACTACTACGTGATCCGGGAAGAGCACGCGCACGCCTGGGTGGAAGCCTGGATCCCCGGCCTGGGCTGGACCTCGTTCGATCCCACCCCACCAGATGGCCGCCCGACCGCAACCGCCAGTCAACGCAAGAACCCCTGGACAGACCTGATCATCCACAAGCTGCAGCAATGGCGGAACCGCCTGCTGCACATCGACTGGCGCGCGGCGCTGAACAGCGTGCTGCGCGGATTCCAGCGCCTGGGAACGTGGCTCATCGAGAAGCCGTGGCGCCTGCTCGTGCTGCTCGGACTGCTCGCGCTCGATCAGATGCGGCGCAATGGATGGCGAGGCCTGTGGCTGCGGCGCTGGAGCCCGCCCGCGACTCCGAGCGAGGGCCCCGTCGACCCCCTGATCGGTCGACTTACCGCCGCCATGGCCCGCTTCGACACAACCATGGCCCGCGCCGGCAGACCTCGCTCTCCTTCGCAGACGCTGCGTGAATACGCAGTCGCGCTGCAAGAAGAGGCCGCCTCTCTCGACGCGCAAGAGCGTGAGACCGCCTCCGCGTTTCTCGAGCGCTACAGCCGGACGCGTTACGGGGCAGCGCATCCGGACGAGCCCGACGTGCGTGCACTCGAGACGCTGTGCGACACCCTCGAAACCCTGGCCACCGCCGCCCGGTCCTCGCGCTGA
- a CDS encoding SpoIID/LytB domain-containing protein gives MRARRVRRWNLSLAADDSNPNPTVSVRLGLAPPWRITVASDARLDDVSLPAGSHDITWHGDGLQVDGAPTAHAAATSLLLTSSEPVSINGHRYRGALTFRRYSVLNRLSLDDYLRGVVGAELGVKAELEALKAQAVVARTYALGHLTAEIADDTSFQVYRGLEVENESTNRAVTETAGQVLTWQGRLAREVCYHSTCGGRTESNEFVFLTAPVAYLRSVPCSVPTPAPTATGEAPDETASVALLASVEGPAPVIAPAPSESRPPSESRAAQACERSNWAHWKICWPAAHLPEVTVLRTTPSGRVLQVRIGNRVVSGDDIRRALRFADVTGRVRPLYSTMFTLRRDGACLIAEGSGWGHGLGLCQWGARGMACAGRGYVEILTHYFPGTEVSVRVATHP, from the coding sequence ATGCGTGCCAGGAGAGTCAGAAGATGGAATTTGAGCCTGGCGGCAGATGACAGCAACCCCAACCCCACGGTATCGGTGCGCCTGGGCCTCGCGCCGCCGTGGCGCATCACGGTGGCCAGCGACGCGCGTCTCGACGACGTCTCCCTGCCCGCCGGCAGCCACGACATCACGTGGCATGGAGACGGCCTGCAGGTCGACGGCGCGCCGACGGCGCACGCCGCCGCAACCTCGCTGCTGCTCACCAGCAGCGAGCCGGTGTCCATCAACGGTCACCGCTACAGAGGCGCGCTCACGTTCCGCCGCTACTCGGTGCTCAACCGGCTCTCCCTCGACGACTACCTTCGGGGCGTCGTGGGCGCCGAGCTGGGGGTGAAGGCCGAGCTCGAAGCCCTCAAGGCCCAGGCCGTGGTCGCGCGCACCTACGCCCTCGGGCACCTCACCGCCGAGATCGCAGACGACACCAGCTTTCAGGTGTATCGCGGCCTCGAGGTGGAGAACGAGAGCACCAACCGAGCCGTGACCGAAACCGCCGGACAGGTGCTCACCTGGCAGGGCCGCCTCGCGCGAGAGGTCTGCTACCACTCCACCTGCGGCGGCCGCACCGAGAGCAACGAGTTCGTGTTTCTCACCGCGCCGGTGGCCTATCTGCGCAGCGTGCCCTGCAGCGTGCCCACCCCCGCTCCCACCGCAACAGGCGAGGCGCCGGACGAGACCGCATCGGTGGCCCTGCTGGCCTCCGTCGAAGGGCCCGCGCCGGTCATCGCGCCTGCGCCGTCAGAGAGCCGCCCCCCGTCAGAGAGCCGCGCGGCACAGGCATGCGAGCGATCGAACTGGGCGCACTGGAAGATCTGCTGGCCTGCGGCCCACCTGCCAGAGGTGACGGTGCTGCGCACCACCCCCAGCGGTCGCGTCTTGCAGGTGCGCATCGGAAACCGCGTCGTGAGCGGCGATGACATTCGTCGGGCGCTGCGCTTCGCTGACGTGACGGGCCGCGTTCGCCCCCTCTACAGCACGATGTTCACGTTGCGGCGCGATGGCGCCTGTCTCATCGCGGAAGGCAGCGGATGGGGCCACGGACTCGGCCTGTGCCAGTGGGGAGCCAGGGGAATGGCCTGCGCGGGACGCGGATACGTGGAGATTCTCACCCACTACTTCCCCGGCACCGAGGTGAGCGTGCGGGTCGCAACCCACCCGTAG